Proteins from one Malania oleifera isolate guangnan ecotype guangnan chromosome 4, ASM2987363v1, whole genome shotgun sequence genomic window:
- the LOC131154183 gene encoding putative caffeoyl-CoA O-methyltransferase At1g67980, protein MEDPGIKNLLKSEALQKYILDTSAYPKEHPQLKEIREATFNKYGERSVISVPPDEGLLLSMLLKIMNAKRTLEIGVFTGYSLLSTALALPHDGQITAIDSNGETYEVGLPFIKKAGVEHKINFVHSDAISALTQISRTIDEGKMDEFDFVFVDADKPNYMTYHHYIMKMVKIGGVIAYDNTLWYGTVACKEEDVPENLKVNRNAIIHLNSYLASDSRLEISQIPIGDGLTLCRRLS, encoded by the exons ATGGAAGATCCTGGGATCAAGAACCTCCTCAAGAGTGAAGCTCTTCAGAAG TATATATTAGATACTAGTGCATATCCCAAAGAGCATCCTCAATTGAAGGAAATACGAGAAGCCACATTCAACAAATATGGTGAACg GAGTGTGATAAGTGTTCCTCCAGATGAAGGGTTATTGTTGTCCATGCTGTTGAAAATAATGAACGCCAAAAGAACACTGGAGATTGGTGTTTTCACTGGCTATTCCCTGCTTTCCACTGCACTTGCTTTGCCTCATGATGGCCAg ATAACAGCCATAGATTCAAATGGAGAAACTTACGAAGTTGGACTGCCTTTCATTAAGAAGGCTGGCGTTGAGCACAAAATCAACTTTGTCCACTCTGATGCCATTTCTGCGCTCACTCAAATCTCAAGAACCATT GATGAAGGGAAGATGGATGAGTTTGATTTTGTGTTTGTGGATGCTGATAAGCCCAACTACATGACATACCACCACTACATTATGAAGATGGTGAAAATTGGAGGGGTGATAGCATATGACAACACACTGTGGTATGGAACGGTGGCTTGCAAGGAAGAAGACGTGCCAGAGAATTTGAAAGTTAATAGAAACGCCATCATCCATCTCAACAGTTACCTTGCCTCTGATTCTCGTCTTGAAATCTCCCAAATCCCTATTGGCGATGGCCTCACCTTATGTAGACGTCTTTCCTAA